A section of the Bacillus thermozeamaize genome encodes:
- a CDS encoding radical SAM/SPASM domain-containing protein yields MTKNYHENPFIVIWELTRACALKCLHCRAEAQYRRDPRELTYEEGKKLIDQIYEMDNPLLVFTGGDPLMREDLYDLAEYAIKKGLRLSMTPSATPRVTKEAIQKAKEIGLSRWALSLDGSTAEIHDRFRGTSGSYDLTMRAIAYLHELEIPLQINTTVSRYNLHDLENMLELVKKLDVVLWSLFFLVPTGRGSARDMITPVQHEEVFEWLYQIGKTVPFDIKTTAAQHYRRVLLQKMKEENGLKRMNPAWIPQKVTSNVDGLGRAPRGVNDGNGFLFVSHIGDVYPSGFLPVKAGNVREQELATIYRESPIFKSLRDPDQYKGKCGVCEFRHVCGGSRSRAYAVTGDYLESEPCCIYIPKALRPR; encoded by the coding sequence TTGACAAAAAATTATCATGAGAATCCCTTTATCGTCATTTGGGAGCTGACGCGTGCTTGTGCGTTAAAGTGCCTCCACTGCAGGGCAGAAGCCCAGTACCGCCGTGATCCGAGGGAGCTTACTTATGAAGAGGGGAAAAAACTGATCGATCAAATTTATGAGATGGATAACCCCCTGCTCGTCTTTACGGGCGGAGATCCCCTGATGCGCGAGGATCTGTATGACCTGGCGGAATACGCCATCAAAAAAGGGCTTCGCCTGTCGATGACGCCGAGCGCTACGCCCAGGGTAACCAAGGAAGCAATCCAAAAGGCGAAAGAGATTGGCTTATCCCGGTGGGCATTGAGCCTGGACGGGTCAACGGCAGAAATTCACGACAGGTTTCGCGGAACCAGTGGGTCTTATGACTTGACCATGCGGGCGATTGCATATCTCCATGAACTGGAAATCCCGCTGCAGATTAATACCACCGTTTCCCGGTACAATCTTCACGATTTGGAAAACATGCTGGAATTGGTGAAAAAGCTGGACGTTGTTCTTTGGAGCCTCTTTTTCCTCGTTCCTACGGGAAGGGGATCGGCAAGAGATATGATCACTCCCGTGCAGCATGAGGAAGTGTTTGAGTGGTTATATCAGATTGGCAAGACCGTTCCCTTTGACATCAAGACGACGGCCGCGCAACACTACCGTCGCGTACTCTTGCAAAAAATGAAGGAGGAAAACGGCCTAAAGCGGATGAACCCAGCCTGGATTCCGCAGAAGGTCACTTCCAATGTTGATGGACTGGGACGGGCGCCGAGAGGGGTAAACGACGGGAATGGATTTCTCTTTGTCTCCCATATCGGCGATGTATATCCCAGCGGGTTCCTGCCGGTGAAGGCGGGAAATGTGAGGGAACAAGAGCTGGCAACAATCTACAGAGAATCGCCCATTTTCAAGAGTTTGCGCGATCCCGATCAGTATAAGGGGAAATGCGGGGTGTGCGAATTTCGCCATGTCTGCGGGGGTTCCAGATCAAGAGCTTATGCCGTTACAGGAGATTACCTGGAGAGCGAGCCTTGCTGCATTTACATTCCCAAAGCGCTGAGGCCAAGGTGA
- a CDS encoding nitrous-oxide reductase, whose product MLRKKEIGSIALGLTAGFLAAAIFFLNTDGTGNISQTTSYAQTKAEKVYVPQGKLDEYYLMASGGHSGQLFVYGLPSMRLIRIVPVFSPDPATGYGFDKESKEMLGGYTWGDLHHPALSETNGEYDGRALFATDVGNNRAAYVDLETFTTKDIIKIPNISGPHCAAFVTPNSEYFFMPTRFSVPIDGYADLNQFSQKYKGVMTAVKPDFKNKKLNIAFQVLLPPWSYDLSDAGKGPSDGWGFLSTYNTEEAVTTLEMNASQNDRDYIVVFNWKKIEEEVNKGNYTEVNGVKMFDPLKAPGTVYLIPVAKSPHGVDVTPDGKYFIASGKLSPTVTVYSFEKMMKAIENNDIQGEAQGLPILKYESVVEREVEVGLGPLHTQFDDKGNAYTTLFIDSQVVKWNLQTGEIIDKADVHYAPGHLVGAEGDTVSPDGKYLVSLNKISKDSFLSVGPSHPESFELIDITGNKMEVLGIAPSQPEPHYGQIIKADKIKTKEVLDKDPNRENAVWSKEEARIVRDGNTVHVYGVAIRSRFVFDAKSNLPDVVKVKEGDKVIFHITNLDLDEDITHGFALNGLNENMEIQPGETKTMEITADKAGVYPIYCTNFCSAMHQEMTGYLLVEPK is encoded by the coding sequence ATGCTCAGGAAAAAAGAGATCGGTTCGATCGCCTTAGGGTTGACGGCAGGGTTTCTCGCAGCCGCAATCTTTTTTCTCAATACGGATGGTACGGGCAACATCTCCCAGACCACCTCTTATGCCCAAACGAAAGCCGAAAAAGTTTACGTTCCGCAAGGGAAGCTCGATGAATATTATCTGATGGCTTCCGGTGGGCATTCAGGCCAGCTCTTCGTATACGGCTTGCCATCGATGAGGCTGATTCGCATTGTGCCGGTTTTCAGCCCGGATCCGGCAACCGGTTACGGTTTTGACAAAGAATCGAAGGAGATGCTGGGCGGATACACCTGGGGCGATTTGCACCATCCGGCCCTTTCGGAAACCAACGGCGAATATGACGGCAGAGCCCTGTTTGCCACCGACGTGGGCAACAACCGGGCGGCCTATGTGGATCTGGAAACCTTCACAACAAAAGACATCATCAAGATTCCCAATATCTCCGGCCCCCACTGTGCGGCCTTTGTCACACCCAATTCCGAATACTTTTTCATGCCCACGCGCTTCAGCGTACCGATTGACGGGTATGCGGATCTAAATCAGTTCAGTCAGAAATACAAAGGCGTCATGACGGCGGTAAAACCTGATTTTAAAAACAAAAAGCTGAATATCGCCTTCCAGGTGCTCCTGCCGCCATGGTCATACGATTTGTCCGACGCAGGAAAAGGCCCGTCAGACGGCTGGGGATTCTTGAGCACGTACAATACTGAAGAGGCGGTCACCACGCTTGAAATGAACGCCTCCCAGAATGACCGGGATTACATCGTCGTCTTCAACTGGAAAAAAATCGAGGAAGAAGTCAACAAGGGAAATTACACCGAAGTCAACGGCGTCAAGATGTTTGATCCGCTCAAAGCTCCGGGCACCGTCTATCTGATTCCGGTTGCCAAATCGCCGCACGGCGTGGACGTCACTCCAGACGGAAAATACTTCATTGCGAGCGGCAAGCTGTCGCCGACCGTGACGGTTTACAGCTTTGAAAAAATGATGAAGGCGATCGAAAACAATGATATTCAGGGCGAAGCGCAAGGCCTGCCCATCTTAAAATATGAAAGCGTTGTCGAACGGGAAGTGGAAGTTGGCTTGGGGCCGCTTCATACCCAGTTTGACGACAAAGGAAATGCATACACCACGCTCTTCATCGACTCTCAAGTCGTGAAGTGGAACCTGCAAACCGGCGAAATCATCGATAAAGCGGATGTGCATTATGCGCCGGGACACCTGGTTGGCGCCGAAGGGGACACGGTTTCACCGGACGGAAAATACCTGGTATCTCTGAACAAGATTTCGAAGGACAGCTTCTTGTCCGTCGGGCCGTCCCATCCGGAAAGCTTCGAACTGATCGACATCACCGGCAACAAGATGGAGGTTTTGGGCATCGCTCCGTCCCAGCCGGAGCCCCATTACGGACAGATTATCAAGGCGGACAAGATCAAGACCAAGGAAGTTCTGGACAAGGATCCCAATCGTGAGAATGCCGTTTGGAGCAAGGAAGAGGCTCGCATCGTCCGGGACGGGAATACGGTCCATGTCTACGGCGTGGCCATCCGTTCACGCTTTGTCTTTGACGCGAAATCGAACCTCCCCGACGTCGTCAAGGTAAAGGAAGGGGACAAGGTTATTTTCCACATCACCAACCTGGACCTTGATGAGGATATTACCCATGGTTTTGCCCTGAACGGTTTGAATGAGAACATGGAGATTCAGCCCGGCGAAACCAAGACGATGGAGATCACGGCCGATAAAGCCGGCGTATATCCCATTTACTGCACCAACTTCTGTTCCGCCATGCACCAGGAAATGACGGGTTACCTCCTGGTTGAACCCAAATAG